The Desulfovibrio sp. genome window below encodes:
- a CDS encoding diguanylate cyclase — protein MRPLGARLTRQDLIAGEHALKDSLQAFVTFKSYSLYFPPPDSTGGPLEAEYLRGEQKLLLPLILDGVFLGMFMARGVKAVQPKTLPLLTSAASLCLENMLLAKICRSDPVTGLNNRANLMLAMEREIELVQACILPGSASCLEAGPGEGRGGFGLLLFDVDFFSWVNQNYGYLFGETLLAALGSMLAAKAPEDALCSRLGEDIFAVLLPGASAARCMELAESFRSAVAKEIFEYPVNGERIQLTVSAGFALYPRDLHGGQLAAPVGEAARILVQKARKTLSCAKDLGRDQVMSFSKLLREGGQVLECLPLGRVAVSLGRAVDAKEGQRFLVWSPRFDGAHQLVREGGHRVSGRYPAMVKGEIILMETQEDVSFAEVLHLTDASWSIEPGDRLLLAQEPEDRYASDPEPSAPPQRDMVSGLLNHRDFIRHISLARETQTVFTLALIRLPEPGKERHPSGGSSAEVRVQEVTALCRECFGQDALGGRFSTGSLILFIPAIDPLVLRERFASFMDLAEVRLSLKLAVGLAGYPFLNFGKADVLDNCRKALEHSLLMSSGRKLAVFDSISLTISADRLFTLGDVYGAVEDYKLALLADEHNLLARNSLGICLARLGRMAQAKVEFERVLAKEPKNVMALYNMGHACHRLGEEALARKAFQRCLKLNPQDVYSLLRLGRMAEETGKLANARKYYEKAADLPSGKGLTVRHLARVELASGRAEKAREYLHQALVHDPKDAFSLNLLAKLYLDGGEDPAIAEALARQSAALRPEQKQFWKELARALDLQGKKEEAQQARSRA, from the coding sequence ATGCGCCCATTGGGCGCCCGCCTTACCCGGCAGGACCTCATCGCTGGAGAGCACGCCCTCAAGGACTCACTCCAGGCATTTGTCACCTTCAAGTCATACAGCCTCTACTTCCCGCCGCCGGACTCCACGGGAGGGCCCTTGGAGGCCGAGTACCTTCGAGGCGAACAGAAGCTCTTGCTGCCGCTCATACTCGACGGCGTTTTTTTGGGCATGTTCATGGCGCGCGGGGTGAAGGCCGTCCAACCAAAAACGTTGCCTCTGCTCACCAGCGCCGCATCGCTGTGCCTGGAGAATATGCTTCTGGCCAAGATCTGCCGTTCAGACCCGGTCACAGGCCTCAACAACAGGGCCAACCTGATGCTGGCCATGGAGCGCGAGATAGAACTCGTGCAGGCCTGCATCCTGCCTGGCTCGGCCAGCTGTCTGGAAGCCGGCCCGGGTGAGGGGCGCGGCGGCTTCGGCCTGTTGCTCTTCGACGTGGACTTCTTCTCCTGGGTGAACCAGAACTACGGCTACCTCTTCGGCGAGACACTTCTGGCCGCCCTTGGTTCCATGCTGGCCGCCAAAGCTCCTGAGGACGCACTGTGCTCGCGGCTTGGGGAGGACATCTTCGCCGTGCTGCTGCCGGGAGCCTCGGCCGCCCGCTGCATGGAGCTGGCTGAATCCTTCCGTTCGGCAGTGGCCAAGGAGATTTTCGAATACCCGGTCAACGGCGAGCGCATCCAGCTCACGGTGAGCGCCGGGTTCGCCCTCTATCCCCGCGACCTGCATGGCGGGCAGTTGGCCGCGCCCGTGGGCGAAGCTGCCCGCATCCTGGTGCAGAAGGCTCGCAAGACCCTTTCTTGCGCCAAGGACCTTGGACGCGACCAGGTGATGAGCTTCTCCAAGCTTTTGCGCGAAGGGGGCCAAGTGCTCGAATGCCTGCCGCTCGGGCGCGTGGCCGTGAGCCTTGGGCGGGCTGTGGACGCCAAGGAGGGGCAGCGTTTCCTCGTGTGGTCGCCACGCTTCGACGGAGCGCACCAGTTGGTTCGCGAGGGCGGGCATCGTGTGTCCGGGCGCTATCCGGCCATGGTCAAGGGCGAGATCATCCTCATGGAAACCCAGGAGGACGTGTCGTTCGCCGAGGTGTTGCATCTGACCGACGCATCCTGGTCCATCGAACCGGGCGACAGGCTGCTGCTGGCCCAGGAGCCAGAAGACCGCTACGCCTCCGACCCGGAACCATCTGCTCCTCCCCAGCGCGACATGGTCAGCGGACTCTTGAATCACCGCGATTTCATCCGCCACATCTCGCTGGCCCGCGAAACCCAGACCGTTTTCACCCTTGCCCTTATCCGCCTGCCCGAGCCCGGCAAGGAGCGCCATCCTTCGGGCGGCTCCTCGGCCGAGGTCCGGGTACAGGAGGTAACCGCCCTGTGCCGCGAATGCTTCGGCCAGGACGCCCTGGGCGGCCGATTTTCCACTGGCAGCCTCATACTGTTCATTCCGGCCATCGACCCTCTGGTACTCAGGGAACGCTTCGCATCGTTTATGGATCTGGCCGAAGTGCGCCTCTCGCTCAAACTGGCCGTGGGCCTGGCCGGGTACCCGTTCTTAAACTTCGGCAAGGCCGATGTGCTGGATAACTGCCGCAAAGCCCTTGAACACTCGCTGCTCATGTCCAGCGGGCGAAAGCTGGCGGTGTTCGACTCCATCTCGCTCACCATCAGCGCGGACAGACTCTTCACCCTGGGCGACGTGTACGGGGCGGTTGAGGACTATAAGCTGGCCCTCCTTGCGGACGAGCATAACCTGCTGGCGCGAAATTCCCTGGGCATCTGCCTGGCCAGGCTCGGGCGCATGGCCCAGGCCAAAGTCGAGTTCGAACGGGTGCTGGCCAAAGAGCCCAAGAACGTCATGGCCCTCTACAACATGGGACACGCCTGCCACCGTCTGGGAGAGGAAGCATTGGCTCGCAAGGCGTTCCAGCGCTGCCTGAAGCTCAATCCCCAGGACGTGTACAGCCTGCTTCGGCTCGGGCGCATGGCGGAGGAAACCGGCAAGCTGGCTAATGCCCGCAAGTACTATGAGAAAGCGGCGGATCTGCCCTCTGGCAAGGGACTGACAGTGCGCCATTTGGCCAGGGTGGAGCTGGCCTCGGGTCGGGCCGAAAAGGCCAGGGAATACCTGCACCAGGCTCTGGTGCACGACCCCAAGGACGCGTTCTCTCTGAATCTGCTGGCCAAGCTCTATCTGGATGGCGGGGAAGACCCGGCCATTGCCGAAGCCCTTGCCAGGCAAAGCGCGGCGCTTCGCCCAGAACAGAAACAATTCTGGAAGGAATTGGCCAGAGCCTTGGATCTTCAGGGAAAGAAGGAAGAGGCGCAGCAGGCGCGCAGCAGGGCGTGA